The following coding sequences lie in one Streptomyces albofaciens JCM 4342 genomic window:
- a CDS encoding molybdopterin-binding protein, translating to MPASDRHPRVPADPHVPASDRHAPVFDDGYSWIFDDREPTRTTGRSGGKPTAGTGLDDDARRGPYTPWDTAPALKAGDPSSVPGGEDGPRGPLPPGSHPPSPRPETEPATRGAPFGPPFGPPYDPPSSTTENPGHDHPTHHGRRTRHDHPAPTPWRTARGIAARAPRGPLPPVACPLGAAALGRTLAEPLTALTDLPSFDTSAMDGWAVAGPGPWHLAARSRPDEHEHGILAGHEASEAVADGDAVPIATGARIPPGVTAVLRSEHGEVRQRPDGGAQLYAPAPVPPGQDIRPRGQECRRGDQLLPAGALVTPAVLGLAAAAGYDELVAYARPRVEILVLGDELLNAGLPAEGRIRDALGPMITPWLRALGADAGPPRHLGDDADALYDALASSTADLVITTGGTASGPVDHVHPTLRRLGAEVLVDGVAVRPGHPMLLARLTADRLLVGLPGNPLAAVSGLVTLAEPALRTLAARRRTPAYRAPLTAAVSGHPHDTRLVPVAFREGAADDGDGGAVVPLRFSGPAMLRGIAAADAMAVVPPGGAERGRDVELLDLPWTGDGSAAEAVTDWAADTPDRPASDRPGLDRPASDRPGPDRPASDRPGLDRPATSRPGLDRSGPDRPATSRPATNRPGPDPRHPGAGPHDRPNVSPADPHPDPDPTGGGAA from the coding sequence GTGCCCGCTTCCGACCGTCACCCCCGCGTCCCTGCCGACCCCCACGTACCCGCTTCCGACCGTCACGCCCCCGTCTTCGACGACGGCTACTCGTGGATCTTCGACGACCGGGAGCCCACCCGGACGACCGGCCGGTCCGGCGGGAAGCCGACGGCCGGTACGGGCCTGGACGACGACGCGCGTCGCGGCCCGTACACACCGTGGGACACCGCACCGGCCCTGAAGGCGGGCGATCCGTCGTCCGTACCCGGTGGTGAAGACGGGCCGCGTGGGCCGCTCCCGCCCGGTTCCCACCCTCCTTCACCGCGACCCGAGACCGAGCCGGCCACCCGCGGAGCACCGTTCGGGCCGCCCTTCGGACCGCCCTACGATCCGCCCTCCTCCACCACGGAGAATCCCGGCCACGACCACCCCACCCACCACGGCCGCCGCACCCGGCACGACCACCCCGCGCCGACCCCCTGGCGTACGGCCCGTGGGATCGCCGCCCGGGCGCCGCGCGGACCGCTGCCCCCGGTCGCCTGCCCGCTCGGCGCCGCGGCCCTCGGACGCACCCTCGCCGAGCCGCTGACCGCGCTCACCGACCTGCCGTCCTTCGACACCTCCGCGATGGACGGCTGGGCGGTCGCCGGGCCCGGCCCCTGGCATCTCGCCGCCCGGAGCCGTCCGGACGAGCACGAGCACGGCATCCTGGCCGGTCACGAGGCATCCGAGGCGGTCGCCGACGGGGACGCGGTGCCGATCGCCACCGGTGCCCGCATCCCGCCGGGCGTCACGGCCGTGCTGCGCAGCGAGCACGGCGAGGTACGGCAGCGGCCCGACGGCGGCGCGCAGTTGTACGCGCCCGCGCCCGTGCCGCCCGGCCAGGACATCCGGCCGCGCGGCCAGGAGTGCCGCCGCGGCGACCAACTGCTGCCCGCGGGCGCGCTGGTGACCCCGGCCGTGCTGGGGCTGGCCGCGGCGGCCGGGTACGACGAGCTGGTCGCGTACGCCCGGCCGCGCGTCGAAATCCTCGTCCTCGGTGACGAGTTGCTGAACGCCGGGCTGCCCGCCGAGGGACGCATCCGGGACGCGCTCGGGCCGATGATCACGCCGTGGCTGCGCGCGCTGGGCGCGGACGCCGGGCCGCCCCGGCACCTCGGCGACGACGCCGACGCGCTGTACGACGCCCTCGCCTCGTCCACCGCCGACCTGGTGATCACCACGGGTGGTACGGCCTCCGGGCCCGTCGACCATGTGCACCCCACGTTGCGCAGGCTGGGCGCCGAGGTGCTGGTGGACGGCGTGGCGGTACGCCCCGGGCACCCCATGCTGCTCGCCCGGCTGACCGCCGACCGGTTGCTGGTCGGCCTGCCCGGCAACCCGCTGGCCGCCGTGTCGGGCCTGGTCACCCTGGCCGAACCGGCGCTGCGTACGCTCGCGGCGCGCCGCCGGACGCCCGCCTACCGGGCGCCGCTGACCGCCGCGGTGTCCGGCCACCCGCACGACACGCGGCTCGTGCCGGTCGCCTTCCGGGAGGGCGCGGCCGACGACGGGGACGGTGGCGCGGTCGTACCGCTGCGGTTCAGCGGGCCCGCCATGCTGCGCGGCATCGCGGCGGCCGACGCGATGGCCGTCGTACCGCCCGGCGGCGCGGAGCGCGGCCGCGACGTGGAACTCCTCGACCTGCCGTGGACCGGCGACGGCTCGGCGGCGGAGGCGGTGACGGACTGGGCGGCCGACACTCCGGACCGTCCTGCTTCGGACCGCCCCGGCCTGGACCGTCCTGCTTCGGACCGCCCCGGCCCGGACCGTCCTGCCTCGGACCGCCCCGGCCTTGACCGCCCCGCCACGAGCCGCCCTGGCCTGGACCGTTCCGGCCCAGACCGCCCCGCCACGAGCCGCCCCGCCACGAACCGCCCCGGTCCGGACCCGCGTCACCCCGGAGCCGGGCCGCACGACCGCCCGAACGTTTCGCCCGCCGACCCCCACCCCGACCCCGACCCGACCGGCGGAGGCGCCGCGTGA
- a CDS encoding potassium channel family protein: MKLPTHDAAARDIPEGHSHRVVLPRRAPMAPLRQVARRLLMALLVLVATVAIVWIDRDEYHDNANGSVDFLDCVYYATVTLSTTGYGDIVPYGDGARLLNILLITPLRVLFLIILVGTTLEVLTERTREQWQLNRWRNALRDHTVIVGFGTKGRSAAQTLRATGLTRDRIVIVDPSPKVIDSAVAEGFAGVVGDATRSDVLLRAEIQRARQVVIATQRDDTAVLVSLTARQLNKKANIVAAVREEENAPLLRQSGADMVITSASAAGRLLGLSVHSPSAGTVLEDLIQQGSGLDLIERPVVKAEVGKSVRETDDLIVSVLRGHRLLGYDDPAASPLQPADRVITIVRAVPPEEPDGSSRSGAKPVIPGTGVSPMAPVRRDD, from the coding sequence GTGAAGCTCCCCACCCACGACGCCGCGGCCCGCGACATCCCCGAGGGCCACAGCCACCGCGTCGTGCTGCCGCGCCGCGCCCCCATGGCGCCGCTGCGCCAGGTCGCCCGCCGCCTGCTGATGGCGCTGCTCGTGCTCGTCGCGACGGTGGCCATCGTCTGGATCGACCGCGACGAGTACCACGACAACGCCAACGGCTCCGTCGACTTCCTGGACTGCGTCTACTACGCCACCGTCACGCTCTCGACCACCGGTTACGGCGACATCGTCCCGTACGGGGACGGTGCGCGGCTGCTCAACATCCTGCTCATCACGCCCCTCCGGGTCCTCTTCCTGATCATCCTGGTCGGCACCACTCTCGAAGTCCTCACCGAGCGCACCCGCGAGCAGTGGCAACTGAACCGCTGGAGAAACGCCTTGCGCGACCACACCGTCATCGTCGGCTTCGGCACCAAGGGCCGGTCCGCGGCCCAGACCCTGCGCGCGACGGGCCTGACCCGCGACCGCATCGTCATCGTCGACCCGAGCCCCAAGGTCATCGACTCGGCGGTGGCCGAGGGCTTCGCGGGCGTGGTCGGCGACGCGACGCGCAGCGACGTCCTCCTGCGGGCCGAGATCCAGCGCGCCCGCCAGGTCGTCATCGCCACCCAGCGCGACGACACCGCCGTCCTGGTCTCGCTCACCGCCCGCCAGCTCAACAAGAAGGCCAACATCGTCGCGGCCGTACGGGAGGAGGAGAACGCGCCGCTGCTGCGCCAGTCCGGCGCCGACATGGTCATCACCTCGGCCAGCGCGGCCGGCCGCCTGCTGGGCCTGTCGGTGCACAGCCCCAGCGCCGGCACGGTCCTGGAAGACCTGATCCAGCAGGGCAGCGGCCTGGACCTGATCGAGCGCCCGGTGGTGAAGGCCGAGGTCGGCAAGTCGGTACGGGAGACGGACGACCTGATCGTCTCGGTGCTGCGCGGTCACCGGCTGCTCGGGTACGACGACCCGGCGGCCAGCCCGCTTCAGCCCGCCGACCGGGTGATCACCATCGTGCGGGCGGTACCGCCGGAGGAGCCGGACGGGTCGTCCAGGTCCGGCGCGAAGCCGGTGATCCCCGGGACGGGGGTCTCCCCGATGGCACCCGTCCGCCGGGACGACTAG
- a CDS encoding NAD(P)H-quinone oxidoreductase: MRAITIPEPGGPDALVWAEVPDPQPSEGEVLVEVAATAVNRADLLQRQGFYDPPPGASPYPGLECAGRIKALGPGVGGWAVGDEVCALLSGGGYAEQVVVPAGQLLPVPKGLDMAAAAALPEVTCTVWSNVFMIAHLRPGETLLAHGGSSGIGTMAIQLAKAVGARVAVTAGSADKLARCAELGADILVNYRDQDFVEEVRKATDGNGADVILDIMGAKYLDPNVRALATNGRLAIIGLQGGAKAELNLGALLTKRGAVTATSLRGRPLAEKAAIVAAVREHVWPLIENGQVRPIVDRTLPMAEAAEAHRIVDASGHVGKVVLTV, from the coding sequence ATGCGTGCGATCACCATTCCCGAACCCGGCGGTCCCGACGCCCTCGTATGGGCCGAGGTGCCCGATCCGCAGCCGTCCGAAGGGGAGGTTCTGGTCGAGGTGGCGGCCACCGCCGTCAACCGTGCCGACCTCCTCCAGCGCCAGGGCTTCTACGACCCGCCGCCCGGCGCGTCCCCGTACCCCGGCCTGGAGTGCGCCGGCCGGATCAAGGCGCTCGGCCCGGGGGTGGGCGGCTGGGCGGTCGGCGACGAGGTGTGCGCGCTGCTCTCGGGCGGCGGGTACGCGGAGCAGGTCGTCGTACCGGCGGGCCAGCTGCTGCCCGTGCCGAAGGGCCTCGACATGGCCGCCGCCGCGGCGCTGCCCGAGGTGACGTGCACCGTATGGTCGAACGTCTTCATGATCGCGCACCTGCGTCCCGGCGAGACGCTGCTCGCGCACGGAGGTTCCAGCGGCATCGGCACGATGGCGATCCAGCTCGCCAAGGCGGTCGGCGCGCGCGTCGCGGTCACCGCGGGCAGCGCCGACAAGCTGGCCCGCTGCGCCGAACTGGGCGCCGACATCCTCGTCAACTACCGCGACCAGGACTTCGTGGAGGAGGTGCGCAAGGCCACCGACGGCAACGGCGCGGACGTCATCCTGGACATCATGGGCGCCAAGTACCTCGACCCGAACGTCCGGGCGCTGGCCACCAACGGGCGCCTGGCGATCATCGGCCTCCAGGGCGGCGCCAAGGCAGAGTTGAACCTGGGCGCGCTGCTGACCAAGCGCGGCGCGGTCACCGCCACCTCGCTGCGCGGCCGCCCGCTGGCCGAGAAGGCGGCGATCGTCGCGGCGGTACGGGAGCACGTCTGGCCGCTGATCGAGAACGGTCAGGTCCGGCCGATCGTGGACCGTACGCTGCCGATGGCCGAGGCGGCCGAGGCGCACCGGATCGTGGACGCCAGCGGCCATGTGGGCAAGGTCGTCCTGACGGTCTGA
- a CDS encoding bacterial proteasome activator family protein — translation MDMPMNERSQESPHVLVVGPDGMALGSAGSGGGDGDDESREVPVTDMVEQPAKVMRIGSMIKQLLEEVKAAPLDEASRVRLKEIHSSSVKELEDGLAPELVEELERLSLPFTDDSVPTDAELRIAQAQLVGWLEGLFHGIQTALFAQQMAARAQLEQMRRALPPGAVPSEDLEQAQQSQGGARSGPYL, via the coding sequence ATGGATATGCCGATGAACGAACGGTCGCAGGAGAGCCCGCACGTCCTGGTTGTCGGCCCGGACGGGATGGCTCTCGGCAGCGCCGGCTCCGGTGGCGGGGACGGCGACGACGAGTCCCGCGAGGTTCCCGTGACGGACATGGTCGAACAGCCCGCGAAGGTCATGCGCATCGGCAGCATGATCAAGCAGCTCCTCGAAGAGGTGAAGGCCGCTCCGCTGGACGAGGCGAGCCGGGTGCGTCTGAAGGAGATCCACTCCAGCTCGGTCAAGGAGCTGGAGGACGGCCTGGCGCCCGAGCTGGTCGAGGAGCTGGAGCGGCTGTCGCTGCCGTTCACCGACGACTCGGTGCCCACGGACGCGGAACTGCGCATCGCGCAGGCCCAGTTGGTCGGCTGGCTGGAAGGCCTCTTCCACGGTATCCAGACGGCGCTGTTCGCCCAGCAGATGGCGGCCCGCGCCCAGTTGGAGCAGATGCGCCGCGCGCTGCCGCCCGGTGCGGTGCCGTCCGAGGACCTGGAGCAGGCCCAGCAGAGCCAGGGCGGCGCCCGCTCCGGCCCGTATCTTTAA
- a CDS encoding Stk1 family PASTA domain-containing Ser/Thr kinase translates to MSQDGAQGRYEGRSVGGGRYQLRDLLGAGGMASVHLAYDSVLDREVAIKTLHTELGREQAFRERFRREAQSVAKLTHTNIVSVFDSGEDELDGGMVPYIVMEYVAGQPLRSDLDRDIAQHGAMPTEKALKITADVLAALEVSHEMGLVHRDIKPGNVMLNKRGVVKVMDFGIARAMQSGVTSMTQTGMVVGTPQYLSPEQALGRGVDARSDLYSVGIMLFELLTGQLPFDADSPLAIAYAHVQEEPPVPSSINRSLPPAVDALVARALKKNPNERFPTAEAMRDECLRVAGSGQPGATPLIISEGPRARNSGSSVSSAVFPAASANAAGPHTPAPPSVQTPYQPTQAAPQAGPPMGPGPAANGGPGFGPSAPSTPPPVNAFQPPGPIPSQGPGPAPFNNSFQTPPPYAGPSTPAPAPAPVGPGPGPGGNRSGKSNTPVIVVSAVVGVVVVTAIAIGIGLSSGGDSPNPRPTGAYSYSPSPSDSVRPEDPTATISTTRCTDPVKSYSQKGKIFLPSFYGKNLDSVKKCMEAAGWSYDISERNNSLYGKNTVIGQSPISMWDPSSGEKIHLTVSTGRRS, encoded by the coding sequence ATGAGCCAGGACGGCGCTCAGGGCCGGTACGAGGGCCGTTCGGTGGGCGGTGGACGCTACCAGCTCCGCGATCTTCTGGGCGCCGGCGGCATGGCGTCCGTGCACCTCGCGTACGACAGCGTGCTGGACCGCGAGGTCGCGATCAAGACCCTGCACACCGAGCTGGGCCGCGAGCAGGCCTTCCGCGAGCGCTTCCGGCGCGAGGCCCAGTCCGTGGCCAAACTCACGCACACCAACATCGTCTCGGTGTTCGACTCCGGCGAGGACGAGCTCGACGGCGGCATGGTGCCGTACATCGTCATGGAGTACGTGGCGGGTCAGCCACTCCGCTCCGACCTGGACCGGGACATCGCCCAGCACGGCGCGATGCCCACCGAGAAGGCGCTGAAGATCACCGCCGATGTGCTGGCCGCCCTGGAGGTCAGCCACGAAATGGGGCTGGTCCACCGGGACATCAAGCCCGGCAACGTCATGCTGAACAAGCGCGGCGTGGTCAAGGTCATGGACTTCGGCATCGCCCGCGCCATGCAGTCCGGCGTCACCTCGATGACGCAGACCGGCATGGTCGTCGGCACCCCGCAGTACCTCTCCCCCGAGCAGGCGCTGGGCCGCGGCGTGGACGCCCGCTCGGACCTGTACTCGGTCGGCATCATGCTCTTCGAGCTGCTGACCGGGCAGCTGCCCTTCGACGCGGACTCGCCGCTGGCCATCGCGTACGCGCACGTCCAGGAGGAGCCGCCGGTCCCCTCCAGCATCAACCGGTCGCTGCCGCCCGCCGTGGACGCGCTGGTCGCCCGCGCGCTGAAGAAGAACCCCAACGAGCGGTTCCCCACCGCCGAGGCGATGCGCGACGAGTGCCTGCGCGTCGCCGGGTCGGGCCAGCCCGGCGCGACGCCGCTCATCATCAGCGAGGGCCCGCGCGCCCGTAACAGCGGCTCCTCGGTGTCCTCCGCGGTCTTCCCGGCCGCCTCCGCGAACGCCGCGGGCCCGCACACCCCGGCGCCGCCGAGCGTGCAGACGCCTTACCAGCCGACGCAGGCCGCGCCCCAGGCGGGCCCGCCGATGGGCCCGGGCCCGGCGGCGAACGGCGGACCCGGCTTCGGCCCCTCCGCGCCGTCCACGCCGCCGCCGGTGAACGCCTTCCAGCCGCCGGGGCCCATCCCCTCCCAGGGCCCGGGCCCGGCCCCGTTCAACAACAGCTTCCAGACCCCGCCCCCGTACGCGGGCCCCTCCACGCCCGCACCCGCGCCCGCGCCGGTCGGTCCCGGCCCCGGCCCCGGCGGCAACCGCTCCGGCAAGAGCAACACCCCGGTGATCGTGGTCTCCGCCGTCGTCGGCGTGGTCGTGGTCACCGCGATCGCCATCGGCATCGGCCTGAGCAGCGGCGGCGACAGCCCGAACCCGCGCCCCACCGGCGCGTACAGCTACTCGCCGTCCCCCTCCGACTCGGTCCGGCCCGAGGACCCGACGGCCACGATCTCGACCACGCGCTGCACCGACCCGGTCAAGAGCTACAGCCAGAAGGGCAAGATCTTCCTGCCGTCCTTCTACGGCAAGAACCTGGACTCGGTGAAGAAGTGCATGGAGGCGGCCGGCTGGTCGTACGACATCTCCGAGCGCAACAACTCCCTGTACGGCAAGAACACCGTCATCGGCCAGTCGCCGATCTCGATGTGGGACCCGTCGTCCGGCGAGAAGATTCACCTGACCGTGTCGACGGGGCGCAGGTCGTAG
- a CDS encoding protein kinase domain-containing protein has product MAPTQSPQGPSDPDATGSHSPDANLPDAPEMWGNGGLVGDGRYRLTRRLGRGGMAEVFAAEDVRLGRTVAVKLLRADLAEDPVSKARFTREAQSVAGLNHHAVVAVYDSGEDYVGGNTVPYIVMELVEGRTIRDLLLNADAPPPDQALIIVSGVLEALAYSHQHGIVHRDIKPANVIITHGGAVKVMDFGIARALHGAQSTMTQTGMVMGTPQYLSPEQALGKTVDTRSDLYATGCLLYELLALRPPFTGETPLSVVYQHVQDMPVPPSEVSSSVPPELDGLVMRSLAKDPDDRFQTAEEMRGLVQYALQMLHEQGGHSGTWNTGPVAVHDGGHTPAMGSMAATTALPHPDHGQTAAQPILPPGMRDGDGGYEGGPRPAKGGRGKIWLIAALAVIAIAVGVAIAIKSAGGDGKQKDPQPTKSPSVSQSTEDQSSETPSEEPSTPHTQPGGTGGDSGTWNRPSTRQPTTPRTSQSPSSKPTPSSKPPTSPPPSHSSSTGGSTDGGTNAGTEGGNNGDSKGGTTSGTTSNGGTTQGSGSGSGGPAGTGAIGDSDGS; this is encoded by the coding sequence ATGGCACCGACGCAGAGCCCACAGGGCCCGTCCGATCCTGATGCCACCGGCTCCCACTCTCCCGATGCGAATCTCCCCGATGCGCCGGAGATGTGGGGCAATGGCGGTTTGGTGGGCGACGGACGCTACCGGCTCACGCGCCGGCTCGGACGTGGCGGCATGGCGGAGGTGTTCGCCGCCGAGGACGTGCGCCTCGGCCGCACCGTCGCCGTCAAGCTGCTGCGGGCCGACCTCGCGGAGGACCCGGTCTCCAAGGCCCGCTTCACCCGCGAGGCACAGTCCGTCGCGGGGCTGAACCACCACGCGGTGGTGGCGGTGTACGACTCCGGCGAGGACTACGTCGGCGGCAACACGGTGCCGTACATCGTCATGGAGCTGGTCGAGGGCCGCACCATCCGCGACCTGCTGCTGAACGCGGACGCGCCGCCGCCGGACCAGGCGCTGATCATCGTCTCCGGGGTGCTGGAGGCGCTGGCCTACAGCCACCAGCACGGCATCGTGCACCGCGACATCAAGCCCGCGAACGTGATCATCACGCACGGCGGCGCGGTCAAGGTGATGGACTTCGGCATCGCCCGCGCGCTGCACGGCGCGCAGTCGACGATGACCCAGACCGGCATGGTCATGGGCACGCCGCAGTACCTCTCCCCGGAGCAGGCCCTCGGCAAGACCGTGGACACCCGCTCCGACCTGTACGCGACCGGCTGTCTGCTGTACGAACTGCTGGCGCTGCGCCCGCCCTTCACCGGCGAGACCCCCCTGTCGGTCGTCTACCAGCACGTCCAGGACATGCCGGTGCCGCCCTCGGAGGTCTCCTCCTCGGTGCCGCCGGAGCTGGACGGCCTGGTCATGCGCTCGCTGGCCAAGGACCCGGACGACCGCTTCCAGACCGCGGAGGAGATGCGCGGCCTGGTCCAGTACGCCCTTCAGATGCTGCACGAGCAGGGCGGCCACAGCGGTACGTGGAACACCGGCCCGGTCGCCGTGCACGACGGCGGGCACACCCCGGCGATGGGCTCGATGGCGGCCACCACCGCCCTGCCGCACCCGGACCACGGGCAGACCGCGGCGCAGCCGATCCTGCCGCCCGGCATGCGGGACGGCGACGGCGGCTACGAGGGCGGTCCCCGGCCCGCCAAGGGCGGCCGCGGCAAGATCTGGCTGATCGCGGCGCTCGCGGTGATCGCCATCGCGGTCGGCGTGGCCATCGCGATCAAGAGCGCGGGCGGCGACGGCAAGCAGAAGGACCCGCAGCCGACCAAGAGCCCGTCGGTCTCGCAGAGCACCGAGGACCAGAGCTCGGAGACGCCGTCCGAGGAGCCGTCGACCCCGCACACGCAGCCCGGCGGCACCGGCGGCGACTCGGGTACGTGGAACCGCCCGTCGACGCGCCAGCCGACCACGCCGCGCACGTCCCAGTCGCCCTCCTCGAAGCCCACGCCGTCGTCCAAGCCCCCGACGTCCCCGCCGCCCTCCCATTCGTCGTCCACCGGCGGCTCGACCGACGGCGGCACGAACGCCGGCACCGAGGGCGGTAACAACGGCGACAGCAAGGGCGGCACGACGAGCGGCACCACGAGCAACGGCGGTACGACCCAGGGGAGCGGTTCGGGCAGCGGCGGCCCGGCCGGCACCGGCGCGATCGGCGATTCGGACGGCAGCTGA